TCAGCCGCCTTCTCGAATCCGGCCACGCGTACCGGTGCTTCTGTTCAAAGGAGGAATTGGACGCCAAGCGTGAAATGGCCGTCAGGGAAAAACGTCCCTACAAATACGACCGCACATGCAGACGCCTTGACCCCGAGGAATCGGCACGCCTTGCCGCCGAGGGACGCCAGCATGTCATCCGCTTCGCCGTACCAGAAGGACCAGGATCGGTCCGGTTCTCCGACATCGTCTATGGAGACATAGAACGCAACCATGAAGACATCGAGGACTTCGTTATTCTCCGGTCGGACGGGACACCCCTCTATCTCCTCTCTAATGCCGTCGACGACATCCATGACGGGATCACCCATGTGATCCGGGGGCAGGACGGGCTTGCCAACACCCCGCGGCAGATCCTCATCTACGAGGCCCTTGGGGCCCCCATACCCCGTTTCGCCCACATGCCGCTTACGCTCGATCTCAAAAAACAGAAGATCTCGAAACGGACCCACGGGGAGGTGGTCGCTGTCCATTTCTACAGACAGCATGGGTTTCTGCCCTGGGCACTTGTGAATTACCTCGTCCTGCTTGGCTGGCACACATCGGATGACCGGGAATTCTTCACGCGAGATGAACTCATCGAGGCCTTTTCACTCGAAGGTGTCAGCAGGGCCAATTCCATCTTCAACTACCAGCCCGGGGACAAGAAATTCTTCACGGACCCCAAGGCCCTTTCCATCAATGCCCACTACATTCGGACCATGCCCATTGAAGAACTCGCCGCATACGTCCGCGAGGAGCTTGAGGAGGCCGAGCTCTGGAGGGCGGAGTACGATACAGAAAAGCGGGAATGGTTCCTCCACGTGATCGACCTCATACGGACCCGCTATCACACGCTCAAGGACTTCATCGGCCACGGACGGGCCTATTTTTCAGACCACTACGCCATCGAGGAAAAGGCCCTCAAGAAGAACCTTCTTCGTCACGAGGAGCTAAAGGAGATCCTTCCCAGACTTGCCGACCTCCTCGACGAACTCGAATCCTGGGACCTCGAGGGCGTGGAGCAGGCCGTGCGGGGTTTCATCGACGGGCAGGGACTCGACTCAGGGATGGTCATAAACGGAATCCGGGCCATCGTCACAGGCCAGTCCGTAGGGCCGGGCCTATTTGACTGTTTGGTAGCCATCGGAAGGGAACAGGTCGTGAAACGTCTTCGAAAGACCCCTCTCGTCTATCCGCCGGAGACCTCTGTCTGAAACCTTGCGTTCCGTTACTCGGATTCATCCTCTGATCCCGCTGAAAAAACCCGATTCTCGCGGCGTTGCTTCAATTTTCCAGTCACTGCGGCTGACGCTGTAGGGGCGAATCGTGATTCGCCCGCCTCATTCCTGGAAAATTTTGCGCCTTGCATCTCGGGCTTTTTGAGCGGGATCAGATTTTTAGGTTTTTGCAGCGCAATCATCCTTTGCAAAAAGGGCGTCTACAAATTCCTCGGGATCGAAAGAACGGAGGTCTTCCATGGCCTCGCCTACTCCGATGTAGCGAATGGGGATGGAAAGCTCCCTGGCAATGCTGACCACGATTCCGCCCTTTGCCGTGCCGTCGAGCTTGGTCAGGACGATGCCGGTCACGTCCGCCGCCTCCTTGAAAAGCCTCGCCTGGGCAAGTGCATTCTGGCCGGTCGTGGCGTCCAGGACAAGAAAGACCTCGTTTGGGGCCCCGGGCAGTTTTTTCCCGATCACGCGCCGGATCTTCTTGAGTTCCTCCATGAGGTTGACCTTGGTGTGGAGACGGCCTGCCGTGTCCACGATTATGACGTCGGCCCCCCGCCTGATGCCCGCATCCACACCGTCAAAGGCGACCGACGAAGGATCAGCCCCTTCCTGATGTCGGACCACCGGGCATCCGATCCTCTTTCCCCAGGCCTCGAGCTGTTCACCTGCCGCGGCACGGAAGGTATCCGCGGCCACGAGCAGGACCGACCTTCCTTCACGGACAAGATGATGGGCGAGCTTTGCGATGGTGGTGGTCTTTCCCACACCGTTCACCCCGACCACGAGAAGGACAAATGGCGCTGGGAGCCAGGACAGCGGAGGGGTAGGGATCTGAAGAAAGCCAAGGATCCTTTCCCGAATGCGATCCCTCAGGACGGCCGGGTCAGAAAGCTCACGGCGTTTCACCTCATCCCGGATCTGATCGAAGATCTCAGTCACGGCCTTGACCCCCACATCCGACGTGACGAGAAGCTCCTCGAGTTCTTCCAAGAGTTCGGGATCGATCTGCCTTTTCCCGAGGAGAAGGGCGTCCATCCTGCGAATGAACCCCCGGGTCCTTCCCATCCGCTCCCGAAGCCTTCGGAAGAAACGGGGTCTGCCCTCGGGGCCGGCACCCTCTTCCTGGGACAAAATCCGCGGAGAAGACCCGGGCAAGGGCTGTTGGTCGGCGTCTGCGTCCATCCGCTCCCCGGATGAATGATAATGACGCAGGCCCTCTGGCAGGCTGGCAACATCCCCTACGGGCGGCCTTGGCGTGGGCTCCACGGGTCCGGAAACCGCTCCCTGCCCAGGACCGGCAGAAGCCTCATCACCCCCCGCATCCAGGTCTTCTCGATCCTCCCCGGAGGGGATTTCCTCAAAAGGGACCTTCCACCTCTTTTTGAGCCTCTCCATCCATTGTTTCATGACCTTTTTCTCCCACACAATGCCGATAGTCCATAGGATGCATTCACTGCTTTTTAATGACAGGCCGTTCGGTTTTTTCAGTAATATCAGGGTCTTTCAAAATTATCCCACTATGATTTCTACGAAATGCCTCTCCCCTTGCCAAAGGTAAACCCATTTGATATTAACAGCAGAAAAATACAGCACAAATTCATCATTGAATCGTTTTATAGGGCACAGCATGAACAAATCCCAGATCATCGACACCTTGGCGCGGGAAAGTGGCATCAGCCAGGAAGTCTCAGAATACGTGGTCAACGAATTCTTCCGCATCATGACTGAGGCCCTCGTCCGTGGGGAAGGAATCGAGATTCGGGGATTCGGAAGCTTTTCGGTCCGAGAATATGAGCCGTATATAGGAAGAAATCCCCGAACTGGAGAGAAGGTCATGGTAGGTCCCAAAAAACTCCCCTTCTTCAAGGTGGGCAAGGACCTGCGGGACAGGGTCATGAATTCATCTCCCCCCACCCAATGATCCAATCCATGCCTGAGCCCGCTGAAAAAATCTGATCTGGGAAAGAAAGCATTGATCAGATCTTTTCAGCGCCATCAGGCATGATCGTTGATGTCGAGCTCCCCGGATGGATCCCTCCGGGAACAAGATCTTGCTTCCTTAAGACTCCGTGAAGACGACAGGCGGTTCGTCCCCACGCTCCTCCACCCATCCAATCATCCATGCCTGCTCACCGAATGCCTGGACCTGAAAGAGGAGGTCCGGAACCTCAGCCTCTGGAACGAACAAGACCATCCCGATCCCGTTGTTGAAGACTCGAAACATCTCCTCTTCCGGCACACGCCCCTTTTTCTGGAGATAACTGAATACAGGCGGCACATCCCAGCTCCCTTTCTTGATAACCGCCTTGCACTTGCGGGGCAGGACGCGGGGTATGTTGCCGAGGAGACCGCCTCCGGTTATGTGCGCCATCCCGTGGATACGGAAATGTTTGAGGAGGTGAAGGATCGTGTTGGCGTAGATGCGAGTCGGCGCAAGAAGGATCTCTCCGAGGGTCATGTCGCCAAGTTCGGGGATCCGGTCCGCTAGTGAAAGACCCAGTTCGCTGAAACAGATCTTCCTGACCAGGGAAAAGCCATTACTGTGGAGGCCGCTCGATGAGAGGGCGATGATGGAGTGCCCTACTCCGATCTCGGATCCGTCGACAATTTTGCCCCGCTCGACAACCCCCACGACGAAACCCGCAAGATCGTATTCGTTCGCATGATACATCCCCGGCATCTCCGCAGTCTCTCCTCCGATGAGGGAACATGAGGCCTCTCGGCACCCGGCGGCGATCCCGGAAACGACCTGGACGGCAATGTCCGGATCAAGTTTTCCAGTAGCGAAATAGTCGAGAAAAAAGAGGGGTTGGGCCCCACAGACGAGGATATCGTTGACACACATGGCGACGAGATCGATTCCTACCGTGTTGTGGACCCCTGCCATGAAGGCAATCTTGAGCTTGGTTCCCACCCCGTCCGTAGATGCCACAAGGATGGGCTCCTGGTACCGATCCCGATCCAGGGCAAAGAGACCGGCAAACCCCCCTATCTCCGTAATGACCCCCCGTTTGTAGGTAGAAGAGACAAGAGGACGGATCTGGCCGATGAACCGATCTGCGGTTTCGATATCTACCCCGGCCTCAGCATACCGTGAGGCCTTCTGTTCACCCATTTCCTTGACATCTTTCATGAAATCGTATCCTCCAGTCCTCGCTCGTAACCAGCCCCGCCGTCCCCTCTTACAGTCTCGAAAGGAGGATCTGGCGGATCTCGCCTGGTCCCATATCCCGCCGTTCTCCTAAGACCGTTCCACGCCCCTGGAACCGATCCACGACCATGTCTATCTCATGCCCTTTGATACCGTATTCGCCAAGACGTGTCTTCATGCCGAGACCCCGGAAGAACGCTTCGGTTGCCTGGATGCATCTCTCTGCTGCGTCCAGGGTCGAAACGCCGGATATCCCCCAGATCCTCTGGCCAAGCAGGGCCAATTTCTCCGACTTCTCCTGGATCTGGTGATGCCAGACACCCGGCAGGACGACGGCGAGGGATTCTCCATGGTCAAGCCCGAAAAAGGCCGTGAGCTCATGCCCGATCATGTGTGTTGACCAGTCCTGAACAACCCCGCAGGAAATGGATCCATTCAGGGCCTGGGTGGCGCACCACATGAACGTGGCCCGGGTATTATAGTCGGGAGGATTCGATAACACCATGGGCGCGATCTCCACGAGGGTCTCCACGATGGCAAGTGCCTGACGGTCCTGTAGCGGGGTGTTCACGTCATAGGTGGCAAACTGTTCCATGACATGGACAAAGGCATCCACGATCCCGTTTCTCAGGTAGCGCTCCGGGAGCGAGTACGTGGTCTCAGGATCCAGAATGGAAAACCTCGGGGCCACGTGGTGAGAGCTGAAGGGGAGCTTTTCCCGGGTCTCCGACCGAGAGATGACGGAAAAGGTATTCATCTCAGAGCCGGTGGCAGGAAGGGTCAGGACCACCCCAAGGGGGACGGCTTCCCGGACCTCGGCACGCATCGAGAGGATCTCCCATGGATCATTCCGAGAATAACGGGATGCGGCAGCGATAAACTTGGTCCCGTCGATGACGCTTCCTCCGCCTACAGCGAGGAGAAACGCTACGGACTCCTTCTTTGCAATCTCGACGGCCCTCATACATGTTTCATAGGTGGGATTGGGCTCGATGCCACCGAATTCGATAACATCCCTCCCTTTAAGGGCCTCCATCACCTGGTCGTAAACCCCGTTTTGTTTGATGGAGCCTCTGCCATAGGTCATGAGGATCCTTCCGTCAGGGACCAAACGGGAAAGTTCACTAATAGAACCCTTACCGAAGACGATCCTCACCGGGTTGTGATATTCGAAATTGAGCATGCGCGCCTCCGGGAAAATTACAGGCAGCCGGGATCATGGTTACCCCTACTCCCAACGGTCGAACACGGTTATGATGATAGCCATGGACTTCGATCTTCTCAAGCGACTCGTAGAGGCCCCTGGCGTTTCCGGGCAGGAAGACAAGGTTCGAGAAATCGTCATCGATGCCCTATGCGGGCCTGGATTCGAAAGGGAAACAGATCCCTTAGGAAACCTCGTCATACACGTTCCTGGAAGCGGCCCCAAGGTCCTCTTGGATGCCCACATGGACGAGGTAGGCTTCCTCGTCCAGTCAGTGGACCTGGCAACCGGATTTATCCGATTCGTGACCGCCGGAGGGGTGGACCCCCGCGTTGCTTACGGGCAGCCTGTCCTCGTCTGGGGACGCGAGCCCCTGCGGGGTGCCATCGGGGCCGTCCCTCCCCATCTCATCTCCGGCAAGAACGGAGATATGGACCGGGTGCCCCCTGTGGAAGACCTCTTCATCGACACTGGGCTTCCGGCGGAAAGGATCTGCGCCTGCGTCTCACCCGGAGACCAGATCACATTCCTTTCCAACTGGCATCTCGACCCGGATGCCGTCCATGGGAAGGCCCTCGACGACCGTATCGGGCTCTTTGTCATGATCGAGGCCGCCTTGCGCGCATCTCGGGACGTGGCGTGCGATCTGTACCTTGCGGCCTCTGTTCAGGAAGAGGCCGGACTCCGGGGCGCAGGCCCCCTGACACGAAGGATCAGGCCTGACATCGCCATCGCCATTGAAGGGACCGTTGCCAACGATCTACCTGGTGTGCCGCATCACAAGACCCTTGCCCGTCTCGGCGAAGGGCCTGAGATTCGGCTCTCGGACGGGCGGTTCATCGCGGACCGGGCCATCTCCTCCTTTCTCGTCCGCTGTGCACAAGACGCAGGGATTCCCCATCAGGTAGTGGTAAAGAAGGTCGGGGGGACGAATGCAGCGGCCTACCAGGTGGAAGGGACCGGAGCCCGTGCCACCGCCCTCTCCGTACCCGTCCGATACATCCACTCCCCAGTCTCTGTCGCACGAAGGGCAGACATAGAAAACACTGTCACCCTCCTCGTGGAGTTCCTGCGGAGGGTCCGGGAATTTACGCCCTGCTGATCCTTCCACCCTTAAGTACATGGCGCTCTGTTGTGAGGGCGTCGAGAACAGCAGGATCGTGAGAAACGACGACGAGGGCACGGGCCGGATATCCCTTTATCACAGAGATCACCCGCTCGAAAGAGACCTCGTCCAGGCCCTCTGTAGGTTCATCGAGAAAAAGGACCTCAGGCTGCATGGAAAGGACCGTGGCAATGGAAACGAGTCTCTTCTCCCCGCCCGAGAGGTGATGGGGAGGGCGATCCGCAAGATGGGATATGCCGAGACCTTCGAGGACCCAATAGGACCTCTGCCTTGCATCCAAGGCCGAAAGTCCCAGGTTCATAGGGCCGAAAGCCACATCCTCGATGACGCTCGGGCAGAAGAGCTGATCGTCAGGGTCCTGGAAGACGAGGCCGATCCGGCGCCTCCCCTCCCGGAAGTCTTCCTCCCGCCTGCACTCTTTGCCCCACAATAGGACTGCACCTCCCTCAGGCCTGAGAAGCCCGAGGGCGATCTGAAAGAGCGTGGATTTGCCCGCCCCGTTACCTCCTGTGAGCCCGATTCTCTCCCCGTCCTTCACGCTGAAGGAGATACCATCCAGGATCCTCTCTCCCCGGGGGAAACCAAAGATGACGTCACGAAGTTCTATGAGGACCACGGCAGAAACCATTCGCAGACAGCTACCGCGACAAGAGCGGCGCCAATGGACGCTGCCAAAACAAAGTCAGTAGATGAGTACCTGAAATGCGTAAGAAGCCAGTATCGTCCCTCGAACCCCCGGCAGAGCATGGCCTGATGGACCCGCTCCCCACGGTCGAAACCGCGCAGGAAAAGGATCCCGATGAGGTTAGCATATGTCCTGTAGGTCAGGAGATCGGACCGCGGGGCAAAACCCCGTGCCGCAAGTGCGCGCATGAGCGTCTCGAACTCTTCCTCAAGGACGTGGAGATACCGCCACGAAAAGAAAAAGAGCTGGACGAGCTTTGCGGGGACCCGAAGGTGAGAAAGGGCATGGGCCAGGGAAAAGACGGTCGAGGTGGAAAGCAAGGCCATGTTTGCAAGCACTATAGCGTTACATTTTACGGCGATAGAGGCTGCCTTACGAGCGCCCTCGATGGAGGCGTGAAAAGGGCCGAGAGAAAGGAAAACCTGGCCGGGGACAGACCATGGAAGTATCAGGGCAAGAAGAAAGATGAAGACATTGACGATGAGGAGACGACGTACAAGCTCGCGAAGATCGAGCCGGGCGAGAAAAACGAGCACTGCCGCCACCCCGAAGGCAAAGATCTGGGGGACAAAACCCGAAATAGAGGCGGTCATGACGGCAAAGGCCGCGGCCTCGACGATCTTCAGACGGGGGTCTGCTCGGTGCAGGGGTGATGAACCATTTGCAAAGTGTTCACACGGCATGGTTCAGTCCGCTGGATGGACCGGTGTCTTTTTCTTTCTTTTCCGTCTCCCTGCCAGGCAAAGGGCAAGACCTGCGGCCCCCGATCTGGATCCGTGTCCTGATCCCGCTGAAAAAACCCGATTCTCGCGGCGTTGCTTCAATTTTCCAGTCACTGCGGCGTACGATAAGTACGCCTCATTCCTGGAAAATTTCGCGCCTTGCATCTCGGGCTTTTTGAGCGGGATCAGATTCTTAGGTTTTTGCAATGCGATCAGTCCTGGAGCCACGTTCCGCAGCCTCACCTGCCCCCTTTTTTTCACAAGACAGGCAGGTTCCTGCAGAATGGGTTCGCGCATCTTGTAGAGGATCGCCTCGGCGGCCGATAAGTATCATTTCCGGACGCATGCGTAAAAGGGCAGCGACGGAAAGGGAAGTGATCACGGCCTCGATGCCTGCAACAGGCAGGTGGGCGAGAAGGATGAGCCGTGCGACCCCCAAAAAGGCCTCGCCTGAGAGTGCAAGGGACGCAGCGGCAAGGAGGCCGCTCCCAAGGACGGAACAGGCTCCCGCGGCCCCTGAGGCCAAGACGACTGTCCGGACCGGCAGAACCTTCTTACCGATAAGCCAGCGGACCGGAAGACCAAAGAAAATGGCAGGTACGGCCATGATGACAGTGTTCACCCCAAGCGTTGTGAGCCCACCAAACTGGAAAAGGACGGCCTGTAAAACAAGGGCAGTGAAAATCGCAGGAAACGCCGACCATCCGAGAAGAACGCCCAAGAATCCGTTCAAGATCAGATGGACGCTGCTCGGGCCTATGGGCACATGAACGAGGGAGGCGAGGAAAAAGGCCGCAGTCAGAAGGGCGGTCTTTGGAATGTCGTTCGGGTCGAGACGCCTGATGCCAAAGGCGAGACCCACAAGCGCAGTGGCGCCTCCAAAGGCGAGAACGGAGAGGGAAAGGACCCCTTCAGAGATGTGCACGTGTTGCAACCAACCCGACTGGCAAAAGGATTCGTTTCATTTCAAAATACGGTATCCCCATCTAGTAGT
This region of Deltaproteobacteria bacterium genomic DNA includes:
- a CDS encoding iron-containing alcohol dehydrogenase produces the protein MLNFEYHNPVRIVFGKGSISELSRLVPDGRILMTYGRGSIKQNGVYDQVMEALKGRDVIEFGGIEPNPTYETCMRAVEIAKKESVAFLLAVGGGSVIDGTKFIAAASRYSRNDPWEILSMRAEVREAVPLGVVLTLPATGSEMNTFSVISRSETREKLPFSSHHVAPRFSILDPETTYSLPERYLRNGIVDAFVHVMEQFATYDVNTPLQDRQALAIVETLVEIAPMVLSNPPDYNTRATFMWCATQALNGSISCGVVQDWSTHMIGHELTAFFGLDHGESLAVVLPGVWHHQIQEKSEKLALLGQRIWGISGVSTLDAAERCIQATEAFFRGLGMKTRLGEYGIKGHEIDMVVDRFQGRGTVLGERRDMGPGEIRQILLSRL
- a CDS encoding integration host factor subunit beta, which produces MNKSQIIDTLARESGISQEVSEYVVNEFFRIMTEALVRGEGIEIRGFGSFSVREYEPYIGRNPRTGEKVMVGPKKLPFFKVGKDLRDRVMNSSPPTQ
- the cbiQ gene encoding cobalt ECF transporter T component CbiQ produces the protein MPCEHFANGSSPLHRADPRLKIVEAAAFAVMTASISGFVPQIFAFGVAAVLVFLARLDLRELVRRLLIVNVFIFLLALILPWSVPGQVFLSLGPFHASIEGARKAASIAVKCNAIVLANMALLSTSTVFSLAHALSHLRVPAKLVQLFFFSWRYLHVLEEEFETLMRALAARGFAPRSDLLTYRTYANLIGILFLRGFDRGERVHQAMLCRGFEGRYWLLTHFRYSSTDFVLAASIGAALVAVAVCEWFLPWSS
- the ftsY gene encoding signal recognition particle-docking protein FtsY, whose protein sequence is MDADADQQPLPGSSPRILSQEEGAGPEGRPRFFRRLRERMGRTRGFIRRMDALLLGKRQIDPELLEELEELLVTSDVGVKAVTEIFDQIRDEVKRRELSDPAVLRDRIRERILGFLQIPTPPLSWLPAPFVLLVVGVNGVGKTTTIAKLAHHLVREGRSVLLVAADTFRAAAGEQLEAWGKRIGCPVVRHQEGADPSSVAFDGVDAGIRRGADVIIVDTAGRLHTKVNLMEELKKIRRVIGKKLPGAPNEVFLVLDATTGQNALAQARLFKEAADVTGIVLTKLDGTAKGGIVVSIARELSIPIRYIGVGEAMEDLRSFDPEEFVDALFAKDDCAAKT
- a CDS encoding M42 family peptidase, producing the protein MDFDLLKRLVEAPGVSGQEDKVREIVIDALCGPGFERETDPLGNLVIHVPGSGPKVLLDAHMDEVGFLVQSVDLATGFIRFVTAGGVDPRVAYGQPVLVWGREPLRGAIGAVPPHLISGKNGDMDRVPPVEDLFIDTGLPAERICACVSPGDQITFLSNWHLDPDAVHGKALDDRIGLFVMIEAALRASRDVACDLYLAASVQEEAGLRGAGPLTRRIRPDIAIAIEGTVANDLPGVPHHKTLARLGEGPEIRLSDGRFIADRAISSFLVRCAQDAGIPHQVVVKKVGGTNAAAYQVEGTGARATALSVPVRYIHSPVSVARRADIENTVTLLVEFLRRVREFTPC
- the cbiM gene encoding cobalt transporter CbiM, with the protein product MHISEGVLSLSVLAFGGATALVGLAFGIRRLDPNDIPKTALLTAAFFLASLVHVPIGPSSVHLILNGFLGVLLGWSAFPAIFTALVLQAVLFQFGGLTTLGVNTVIMAVPAIFFGLPVRWLIGKKVLPVRTVVLASGAAGACSVLGSGLLAAASLALSGEAFLGVARLILLAHLPVAGIEAVITSLSVAALLRMRPEMILIGRRGDPLQDARTHSAGTCLSCEKKGAGEAAERGSRTDRIAKT
- a CDS encoding energy-coupling factor ABC transporter ATP-binding protein, encoding MVSAVVLIELRDVIFGFPRGERILDGISFSVKDGERIGLTGGNGAGKSTLFQIALGLLRPEGGAVLLWGKECRREEDFREGRRRIGLVFQDPDDQLFCPSVIEDVAFGPMNLGLSALDARQRSYWVLEGLGISHLADRPPHHLSGGEKRLVSIATVLSMQPEVLFLDEPTEGLDEVSFERVISVIKGYPARALVVVSHDPAVLDALTTERHVLKGGRISRA
- the purM gene encoding phosphoribosylformylglycinamidine cyclo-ligase, coding for MGEQKASRYAEAGVDIETADRFIGQIRPLVSSTYKRGVITEIGGFAGLFALDRDRYQEPILVASTDGVGTKLKIAFMAGVHNTVGIDLVAMCVNDILVCGAQPLFFLDYFATGKLDPDIAVQVVSGIAAGCREASCSLIGGETAEMPGMYHANEYDLAGFVVGVVERGKIVDGSEIGVGHSIIALSSSGLHSNGFSLVRKICFSELGLSLADRIPELGDMTLGEILLAPTRIYANTILHLLKHFRIHGMAHITGGGLLGNIPRVLPRKCKAVIKKGSWDVPPVFSYLQKKGRVPEEEMFRVFNNGIGMVLFVPEAEVPDLLFQVQAFGEQAWMIGWVEERGDEPPVVFTES
- the gltX gene encoding glutamate--tRNA ligase, whose amino-acid sequence is MNEVRVRFAPSPTGYLHIGGARTAIYNWLFAQKHKGTFILRIEDTDAERSTSESIQGILDGLEWLGITWDEGPYFQSANLENHRDAVSRLLESGHAYRCFCSKEELDAKREMAVREKRPYKYDRTCRRLDPEESARLAAEGRQHVIRFAVPEGPGSVRFSDIVYGDIERNHEDIEDFVILRSDGTPLYLLSNAVDDIHDGITHVIRGQDGLANTPRQILIYEALGAPIPRFAHMPLTLDLKKQKISKRTHGEVVAVHFYRQHGFLPWALVNYLVLLGWHTSDDREFFTRDELIEAFSLEGVSRANSIFNYQPGDKKFFTDPKALSINAHYIRTMPIEELAAYVREELEEAELWRAEYDTEKREWFLHVIDLIRTRYHTLKDFIGHGRAYFSDHYAIEEKALKKNLLRHEELKEILPRLADLLDELESWDLEGVEQAVRGFIDGQGLDSGMVINGIRAIVTGQSVGPGLFDCLVAIGREQVVKRLRKTPLVYPPETSV